ATCCGCTCTGCTCTGCTGACTCGGTAGCAAAGCGGGTGCTGCTCACCCTCGGCACTTAACactttccttcctgcctctcCCCAGCAGAAGGAGCATGTCAGAGCTTCACTCCTGAATGAGGGCAGGTGAACGCAGGAACCCAGGCGACTGTTTGCATTGGAGGGCGGTGGCTTCTTCTGAAACTTGCAGTTTGCAGGTGGAAAGCTGCCTTTCTTGGActcttgtttaaaaatgaatgatacCTTATCTTTGacaatcaattaaaaaaaagaaatcccctAGCTTCTattaaacagaaacaagaaagagCTTGTAAGTGCCTTCCCTATCCTTTGTGGACATAGCTGCAGGGGAGAAAACACCATGAGAGttaatcattaaaaatacagcatggtAAAGGTATTGTGGGAGAATGAATACAAGGCTTCGGTTTGACTGTTCCTTGGGAAGTCTGCACGTGGATTTATCCCTATACATGCTGCTCAGGGCCTGCCTCAGCCTGCCTGTGATGTGCTGGAAGTGCAACACAGAGATGAACCACGGCCTCCCTACGGGTTCATCTGTAAGGCAGTTCACAAGCAACACAGCCCATAGAGTTCTCCCTTTGAACTAATATATGCCTcatcttgttttctgtgaaatatgGTGAAACAATGAGGATAAAAAGTGTTCTTTGCTCTCCTTGTGGATTTTGTCTGCCAGGTCTGCATCCGAGCCCAGACCTGTTGTACTCATGGAGAATTACACTGCAGCTTTCTTGGTGCAATGTGACATCTATACTAAATCACAAATTCCACATCATTTTTCtgaattaatattaataaattgGTAATGAACTAATACGAAGTAAATTCATAACTGACACTGAATTGATATGCTGTACAGGAGTGTGCACAGAAAGGTCTTGAGCTTGCATAGACACAAACTGCAATATCCAcaccagagagctgcagcacagtcaAGAAGCATTAGCACCATCGTGAAAGCAATTTAAATGTGGCAATGTAACACCATGCCTTGCCTACAAGTGGAGATAGCTGATTAGCCTGGTGGTAGATCAGCAGCAGTGTGGCTACTTTGCTCCTCCAGCTGGTGGAGACCAGGCTAGCTGAGGCCCTGTGGCAGTGGCTCCCTGCAGTACAGTCATGGACCATGTTCTTGAGGTTGTGAAGGGTCCATAAAGGGGGTTTGACAGGTCTCTGTTAGAAAGGAGATGTCTTTACAGACTTGACATTTGAATTGGAGTGCAGGATGATACCACAGAACGCAATTATCAcactgaaagaaagatgagTAGTGTTCAGTCACAGAGGGTGTTCCCACGCCCTGCCCACCTTTGTCATCCTTAAGTATCTTAAAGTGACAAGCAATGCTCACGTTCAGTACAAGAGTAATTTGTGACATCTGGGACAAAAGAGATTAAGATGTATTCAAAACTGGCAAAATGACGTATCACATGTAATTCTGATACTCCTGTGGCAAACAGggaaaaatgactgaaaactTCTGTTGCATGGTCTGTTATTTGAAGTGATGACTTGCCCATAACAGGCTTTGTATTTTGCATTGTATGAGCTGTTTGCAACCACAtggttcttctgtttttccattgcCTGTAGGTAGCCACtcagagaaaacaacagcatcaTCTACTGAAAATTAAGACATACTAGCAGTGATAAAGTTGTTAGAGTATAGGACACTGTCTGCACCTCAAAATATTCTTAACAAATTCTCACTACTATTGAAGTAATCAAGTAAGCAGTAAGATATTGGTAATACAAAAAATTCAGCATCCCTTTCAGCTGTGACACAGATGATTTTCTCAGTTGaggaagaagcaaacaaaagtcTGAGAGaacatttccatttgtgtttcATATAAAGTCATCTATATCTATGACATGGACTCACCAGCCATGGGACATGTTCATGACTTTTACAACAAGAGTATTTTCATTCTGTGGTATTCACACTTCCTATGAACAACTCTCCAGAACCTGTTTCTCTCAAAAGCttgatgaaattattttatgatgCGATCCCTCATGTGCTGTCTTATATCTGACAAGTTACCCTGAgcaactgaaaaacattttctgcacaAACTATTATAAATCATATGGCAATTGTTGGTATTATTATTGATCCATTCACAACCCTTGATTCTCCTTTCTGATAATGCTGATCTGCTGTTACCCTTCAGAGACAAGCACATCTTGCCTTGCAAGCACAGTTATTTATATAAGATCAACTCATAGAGTGATGTAACTTGGCAAAATAATGGTTAGGATAAAGCATCCCTTGTGGTCCTCTTTTTGCATCTCCTCTACACCAAGGCAATAGACATGGGTTCTGTTCTCAATATTCTTCATCTATGataagcactgcagaaaattaTATGTAGACATGAAAGTAATCCAAAGcaaattttcatttcctttttagaaGAATACTGAAAACGTATTTTGAACAGGACAAAACTTCACTGTAAAATAAGAACACCCACATTAAAAGTTGAAGATGGCTGAAATCTCGTCATTTTGAAGGTGCTGTCTTGTGTACTTGTTAAGTACACAGAACTCAAACAGAAACATGAGAACTGGGTAAATGGCTGAACCTCCAGCAAAGATAGGTTCAGATCTACTCTTGACAGCCCTTGAGCTGCAGGTTGCTCCTCTCAGATGGCCTCAGGTTTTCACCTCACAAAGCCAAGCTCCTGGCTTTGGGTTTTTCCCACATGCTGGGGATTTCAAAGGactctcctgcagcagccagacaCAGGGGCTCTGAGGTGACATGGGGGGTGGCCCTGCAATGCCCAGTGTTGGATCTTGCTACCACACAGCTAGGAAAGCGCCCTCtcactcctgcagcagcacaggaaagctTTCTTGAGACTTCCTCTGCTTGCTGGCACTGAGCTTGGAGACAAATCTGCATGGATTTTCTGAAGACCTTTAGCAAGGGCCATCTAGAACTGACATGCTGTCTGACCTCCCATGCCTGCCCCACACATGACACTTCCTAGACCTCCCTCAACAAGACAAATGCAAAGAATTAACAGACTCCTTCTTCTCTGAGCAAGGTTATACATTCAAAAACACTCTGGTAATAGCAGTTTTTAACAGCAGGTTTGTGAACATGAGGTCTGCACCcatgtttgttatttttgttggcaGTTCAAGGATTCATTAGGAAAACACAAATGTAAAATCTCTGTGTGTCCAAGCATgacttttgttctgttttttgttaaaTAACTTGCTTTCTTTAGGGAAGGCTCTGCGCTGGAACAAGTCATCTcatcccagagcagaggagctgaggggagtCATcttggtggctgcagctcctcacagggagcagagggacagctctgatctctgctctctgctggcaGTGACAGGGCCAAGGGAACAGCATGAAGCTATGTCAGGGAATGGTAAagctggatgttaggaaaaagttCATCACCAGAAGGTGATGAGCatggcacaggttgtccagggcagtggtcatggtCCCAGACTGCCAGAATTCAAGGAGAATTTGgactgtgctgtgtttcagacaTGGGGTTTAAATTCTGGGTGGTGCTGTATGGAGCCACGGGTTGGACAAGGTGAtccttaaaggtcccttccaacatgggatattctatgattctgagtcTTCATCCACGGTTACTTCCtaacagtgctctgcaggggTTGGATGAGAATAGATttcctccagcaccagctgttGCAATCAGTGGTGTCATGTAAAACAACCACACAACTACAGCCAGGTCCTAGGGATTTATAACCATGTGGGGGATCTGCAGATTCTTAGTGAGGCTGTCAGGAGTCAGCTCTTTTACATTAATAATGAGGTGATTGTTTTGGGGACATCAGCTTCCCCGTGGCAGACCAAGACAAACTAAATAGCTGTCCCAAAGTAGTAGATGATAACTGTAACTCCTTGCAGATCATACAGGTCAGCTGCCTTAGGACAGAAGTCATACAGGTAATTCCCAGGTACCACTCCCTTACTACTTACATTTCTCTGACAAAGAAATGGCTTCATTTACTGTGCCTTATGGGTCAGTGAGGAACAGCACCAGCTATTTCTGTAAGTACTCTGAGCCCCACAGATAGATAAGACATGCATACCAAACATACCTTGAAGAGTATCAGCTGTGAACTTTCACGTTGATCTTTTTAGTCAAAAGTAGGGTTTTACTGAAACCAAAATGTTACATAGAAACgaccatttcattttcaagtacTTGATATGGAGCGTCCTTGAGAAGCAGGCTGAAAAAGCTGGTCTTCTACCAGCATTTTCATATTTGCCCACTGTCTTCATACAAAATGCCTGTTATAGTTGTTTTGATCCGCATGTTCAACAGGCTCAAGCTTTTGGACTCACCATTTCCCACATGAGATCTCATTTTGAACCTGTCTGAGCTCTCTCAGCTGTCTGTGTCTCAGGGAACTCTGATTTCCAATGTACACACCCAATGCTCTGCAGTTTTCAGTACTTGCATTTCCATATTCACAAAGAGTGTTATGGAAAATAGTATGCATTGGCCTCATTGccatgaataaataaaaggcaagaGTCATACCAACCCTTCTGGTAAATATTATCCAATACCCATGAGAAACATTGTTCATGGAGAAGTTAACATTCATTATTTATGTCAGATAATGCATATTTCTTATCATactttatcatttatttatattatttgcatttatattatttatgttATAGAGCCCTAGACTCTCCTGCATTTTTTCCACTACAAAGTTTATTACAAATTCAGTCTTATAAAATTTCGACAATTCCTAagacatttaaataaaattgtatacaataaaaaatagaaatctttGGATGTTGAGCTCCATAGCCAGAAACAGTAAGGCCCACAGCTTTGGATACCAGCAAATTGCATACAAATGCTGCttactgcactgctgcagaTCTACACAGGGGATGTATTGCTTCACATGCAAAACAAAGTTAATGTACCCTTGGTCCATCAAATCTACACAAATGATTGCTGCACTTGTGCTGTGATGCTGGCACATCCCAGGTGCACTGAACCCAGATTTCATTACATCTGCACACATATTTGTTGCAGGAAGCTGGGCCAGAAATTCCTGCCTTTGGGAAACATTTGATTATGCTTCATTCTGGTTGTGAGTATCAGCTtacaatttcatttcaaaatctATGCCGACTCACCCCCCAGCACTGAAAATCCCATATAGTCAGATTACTGTTCCTTACTGCCAACCATCTCTACTGCTCTGTGTTGTGGCACCAATACTCAGCTCTTTTGCCTGACACAAACATTCTTAAGCATGGTGGTTTCCTCTGATACACATCTGTGCTTGGTTCATCATATAAATGCACAATGATCTCAGCAActcttcttaattttttttttccccttttatcccccctttcttctttttttttttggcaagaAGTAGATGCCAGGTGAGTATTTCTTGAGAATTCCATCTCATCAAGTAATTGCCTACATGCTAACTCATCTATTCCAtcaatgaaaatacaaaatctCAGTGAGGTGTGGCAGGTGTTTCCCATATCCGTGAGATTTAATCATTCCCCTCACCCCACTCAGGTGAGCTGATCTTCTTTTGCAGCCAGTCACACTACTTAGTGAGTGTTCTTCACTCCCCTGAGAGAGCTGAGTGTTGGGCTGCAAGGGTGGATTGCAGCTTGGGAGTTAGTGTTTgggtgtggtttttttccccacttttgtAGACTACAGACTACTAGGTAAGCAGGGGTATATGTTCTTTGTGTTAAAAAATGAGTATTGTATGAACTAGTCATTTTTAGGGTATTTGGGAAAATCTGAAGTaggaaaacaagtattttcctGATCTGGGTCTGTAAAACTAAGATAACAgagggggggatggggagggaagTTGCTAGGATCCAGAGTGGGTAGATGTTGTTTTAAGGTTAAGGTATTTAAGGAAAAAGGCAGCTAAAATATTGGGAGGATCATGAGCCTGTCTTTCCAGAGATGAGAAGCCCCAGGTTGGTTTGATGTAGATGTGGCCATCACTGGGTTTGTGATTTGTATAGAGGTAGAGGGAGAGTTTGCTGTGACCAGTGCTTACCATACAGGGGTACTTATGGGCTGTGCAACATGTGAGGTTAGAAATGGGAAGGTTTCTAGTTGCAAGAGAAGTGCAGCTTTCCACTAAAATCATTTGGTGGGTGCTTCACCTTTGTCTTCCTACTGACAGTGCTTGATCAGTGTATGAAAGTTACTTGTCAGCTTTCATTACAAAGGCCAAACTTGCCCACATGTGGGTTTTTCtggggtttgttgttttgttttttccccgTTTTGCACCATAACATGCTTAAAGTGTTTGGGGTTCCTTCTGTAGCTTTTAGGAGCTTTCAGCTTAGCAAAGAGTCTTCTGTGCCAGGTGCACATAGATGTGTTTTGTAGAGCATACTCAAGCTTATTTGACTGGAAAATGCTGTTGTTGCATCCTGGATAGATACGGCCTTTCAAAGCCAACAGTTCATAGGTTTTTGGAGGTCATGTTAAGAGAAGAATGGCTGTTTTCTGGAGTTCATGGAATGAATCCACAAAACAGTAACAACACTGAGTTTTTACACCTGTTgattaaaacagttttaattaaGCCACCACGGTTGAAAGGAATGACACATACATTAGTATCACTTTAGATACATCTTAACAGCATAACATGCTGCTTACGCTTCCACCCATTATGTTCAGAACCAAATTTATTCTACActtgtgcttctttttattttatttattttttacaagacATAACagtgttttttaagaaaaacatacGAAGGCTGAAGTTATGCAAGTCCAATTTCTGTATCATTGTCCTTCTCATTAGGGTGTCCATTTCCTTatgtcttttctccttctcagcTTCGGCTGTGTAAGGACTTTCCAGACCTGAGATTCTCTCCAGTGGTTCACTGGAAAGGTGCTATTGTTATTTGTAACACAGACATCTACCCAGTAATACCCCCTCCTGTATTTACAGAAATagcagagggagggagagaacaAAAAGACGCATTTCTTACAGGTTGCTTACAGTTGTCTTGTTCAGCATGAGTTGCTAACACAGTTGAATCCGTGTGCCACACATGACTGAGCATTTAACATAGTTCTGGAGCCTGGAGATATTTATGTTCTGGAAAATTATCAAATACAGGCCTGCAAGGGACCTTAagacatacacacatacaaagtGCAGAGTTATGAAATCAGAGAAGTGTTATGAAGTAGAATGTTAAACAAGGTATAATACCAAGACatacagaacattaaaaaaagcttAGTTCTAAATGCCTTAGTTTTATAGGATGCTGATTAGCACTTCCTATTTTGTATGAGTTTATGAATGGGCCCATGCATTCTCTCCAAAATACTGGGGTGACAATAAGGGGAAAGCAGTGTGTTTACCTTCTACTGCACCTACAGCCCTCTTGGAAACCTGTCTCTGCCCCCACACCTGGCAGAGGAGCTGCCTTCTTCCCCAGCCTAGGAAAGTCCTGACAGAGATGACAGATCTCAAATAAATATCCATAAGCCAGTCCATAGCAGATGCAGATGTGCCTCTGTCTCACTGGAAAATTTACTTGGAGTCAGTGGCTTCAAAAAGACAAGCTGGGAGCTCAGCAGGTTATTCCCCAAGATATGTCTGTATGAGGTTTGCATACAGATATTGCTCACAGGCTGCTTTTCTATTTATATCAGTTATCTCTAGTGACTTGCAAAGCATTCCCAGGTTTACTAGTCTGCCAGGCACAGCAGTCAATTTTAGAAACTTCTGGAGGTTTTCAACAGCGCGTGTTAAGATTTCCTTCCAAGCCATGTCTGATAATTAAAACTGTGCAGTTTTAAAAGGGCAGATGTAAAGAGCAGTGTATGTTTCTACTGGAAAGTATTTTTTGAACAAGCATCTCCCAAATACCGTATAATAATGTGTGCAGTTCAACATCTGAAGATTGATTTGTTCTCTCTGTGACAACGTATATTTAATTATGTATGCCTTTGTAGCACATCCTGCAGTGGTCACAAAAACTCCAGTAAGTGTTCCGTTAGTCACAATTATACACATTGCCTCCATTTAACTGCAACAGATGGTGGAAAAAATaggctttatttttcccttagtTCATACACTCGATAGTCAACAATGGTCCAGTGACAGGAACGAGAAGTGATTCTTAGGCAGCATATGACTGTAAAAGACTCAGTGAAGTTCCTTCCTTGGGACTGATTTTTGGCAgcagaaaaagctttctttggaagggttttattttttcctaattctaTGTAAAGCCATTTTGtcacaagtgaaaaaataagaaacaaaaccttgCAGGTCCCCCTGGTGGGTTGTTTAAAATCTCTCCTCCTTTCCAGCTTGAAAAGTTGTGCCTTTATTTGTAAGGATATGTTTGAATAAAAGAAGGATGACTCAGTTGGGAGGGAAAGGAGTAAGTAAGCCACCAAAACAGAACTGACATGAGAATATGTAAATAATACTTTAGGTTAAAGTTATTTGCTTACAGATGCCaatgtttcttaatttattttttttaaaccagtgCTTGTAAGAAATATACTGAAGAAATAAGGTagttggttttccttttttcagtcttttataaTTGCACCAATGTTTGCAGCAAAGGTGCTCTTCTATTGCTTTGACAGTTGCTTGCAGTTGGATTTAACCTTTCAATTTAAGTATGGTGCTCTATCTGGGGAGGAATAGTAATAGGTCGGCTTGATGTTTCCCAGGACTTCATCTTCCCAATTGGGGAGgcagcagaagaagaaagcacaacCTATCACAACGACAGTGCTGGCCCAACCGAAACCATAGGCCCAGCTGAACATATTAGCACCCATCAGTggaatttcttctgtgaatttCACTGGATAGATGACCAACCCTATGATTTGGAATGcagctaaagaaagaaaacaaagaaaaccaagaatAAATGACAGTGAATGTTATgtttcccactgaaaaaaaaggcatcttgAGATAACTGTATTGCCCCCTCACATACATAAGGATTAGCTCCAGTCCCATTCTTGCAGCAGTGTGTGATTTCTGGTCTGGGCAGGTCCCCAGCTGCCTAGTGGCAGCTACAGCTGGCATTACTGCCTTGCTAAGGAACTCACGTGCGCCCAAGACAGCCCTATCCCACAGCCAGGTGTCTGTCCTGGTGGGGCAGTCACCTCCTGCTTCTACCATACCCACAGCTCCTCCCTCCCTTGGGAAAGTGGGAGACCTGGGGCTCCGGGCTTCAAAGCCTTAGTGTGTGACTCACAGGGTCAAAGCTGTTGTTTGCCCCCATGCACTGTTTTTGGGAACTGATTGATAAAAGCTGCTGGAGCTTCCCTAACAATCATCCTCTCAGAGCATAAGTCAAGTTTCTCATTTTCCACGAAAATGAGTCATAAACCAAAGACAGATTATTTCACAAGGGAGGCTCCATCTAGCATGTTTTTCTGCTCATGCCTGTTTTACATCTAATACAATCTTATCTTTGTACCCAGCCttaccaacaacaaaaagcaagccTCCAATTCCTCGCACAAAGTTGAAGCGAAGTATTTCAATTGAGAATGCGATGACTGCGAGGGCGAAGCAGATGACCAGGATCACAAAACCAACAAGGTatgtggcagctgctgctctcccccatccttgaaaagaaaagatgaaaggtGTCATGGGCAGCAGTGCACTGAGCTGTAGGTCACTGCTggtcttctgtttcctttagtCATTCGTTGTTGAAATGCTTTGCTGTAAAAAGCATGCTCTATGTCAAAGCAACACTGAATGCCTCCAAAGTGAGCTGCAGAGAAACACGATCATCAGAGAAGCAGCACTGTACTCTCTGCCTGATTATCTGTCCTGCTGAAAAGAGAGATGTAGCACAGGATGATAATGGCAGTAACACCTCCAAACTCAGTATGCATGGGAGACCCACTGACGTCTGAGCAGACAGTGCACACAACCTCTCAGAATGTGCTTTATCATTATCACTTCATTTGGATATGCAAATTTATGAAACCACTTCCATGCACAGGAAAGTATGAGAGCAGATGAGAGTATAACTATAGAGAAAACTGATGGGAAATTATGATGTTGTCACCATACAGcttcctttctgcttgcttaCGACAAGAACTCTGTATGTGAATTAACATTAGCATGACCAAAACCAGACACAGAGTAGTCGAGCTGAGACACTATGACAAAGAGAATGCTCTTGAAGATAAATATCTATTCACAGCCAAAACGACTTAGTAATAGGTAAAGTATAATGGGTGGAGTAGTAGTGGAGTCAGAGGTAAAGTGGAAGAGTCCTCTGAATCATTATTTTGAGATTTGGTGGGGCTGAGCACTGCACAGAGTCCttgggaaacagccagaaattCAAATTTCATGGTATTGTGGGCTTGTGAAAGGTTCCCACTGTGGCAGACCTCATTCCCTTTAAAAATGAGCCAGGAGTTTGAGTGTGAATGCCACCATTTACAGGTGTTTCCTGCCCTTGAGGCGGGACACCTACCCACAGGGGTAACTATATCCACATTGGCCTTGGGTTCCAGTGAGCTGTCATCACGGCTCCCTTTCCAGGTCTACATAACACAGATTCTGACTTTCACACATTCTGCAGTAGGTAGGGGCCAGATCCTGAGATCCctttaatgcagaaataaagggaGCAGTGAGATCTAGGCATGAGCATTTTCCAAATCTCCTTCATCAGAAGTTGTCTGTTCCAGCATGACTGAAATGGTTCTGGAGAAACACTGTTTTTCGCATAACCTCTATAAGTTAAGTCGTTCCCTTTAAGCTGTAAAAGCTTATGAATAAATAGTGTGAGAGaactttttccttaaaaatctATAGTCCTCCACCTTAGCCCAATTAGCCCATGTGTTCTGCTGTtatgtaaaaaggaaaagtagtaATTTGAGGCAGAGAATACAGTGAAGCTATCTCAGATACCTCTACTCCACACAGCAATTTACTAtttgaaagcaaagcattatTGTATGGCTGCTTTCACTAGACCACTCTGATCTTGTTTCGCCCCCATTCAAAAATCAGAAGTGaaacactgcagctccctgccagAGAGTTTTCAACCCCCGAGCCCTCAGCCGCCACCTCCTCCTGAATGAAGTCaagctgaaatggaaagagtaaacaaaaggcttttcttGGAGCTACTTAAGACAGTAAAATCTTTTCAAACCAGTTCTTGTCAGCCTCCTGAAGCCAGTCCTGCGTGTTTTGTCTCCCTTCCCCAGGAGAGTGCTgcagggggggagggagggaagacaCCCCACTGGCCTTTGGAGATGACAGTGGTGTCAGTAGTCCCataacagcttttccttcaaaCTATTATCTGACATGCCTAATGCAGGTACTGGGCATCATCTCCACAGAAGGATTTAGTTAGGGATATGGAATGTAAAGGGATATATAGCCACTACACACAGCCAGCCCAGGAAAAGTAATTCAGACTAAACCAACTAGGAACACTATTCACTGGTATCTCCTCtattaggagaaaaacaataacaagGGCAACCAGGAACTCTTAGTTATTAAAGTGCTTTCCCCTACAGATACATTATGTACACTGGCACAGTGCAGAGAGCCAGGTTTGG
This region of Excalfactoria chinensis isolate bCotChi1 chromosome 3, bCotChi1.hap2, whole genome shotgun sequence genomic DNA includes:
- the LOC140250087 gene encoding p53 apoptosis effector related to PMP-22-like, producing the protein MVACSLACWRCRWLLPLLLGLAIIMGIIALAGRGWLESESEPYVHQASLWESCTRGEQDLNWNCESLMDYGWGRAAAATYLVGFVILVICFALAVIAFSIEILRFNFVRGIGGLLFVVAAFQIIGLVIYPVKFTEEIPLMGANMFSWAYGFGWASTVVVIGCAFFFCCLPNWEDEVLGNIKPTYYYSSPDRAPYLN